One region of Methanomassiliicoccales archaeon genomic DNA includes:
- a CDS encoding KEOPS complex kinase/ATPase Bud32 yields the protein MQIIRRGAEAEIKIGDWMGRTAIIKTRIPKSYRHPVLDQHIRSTRTKNEARLMKEARKCGIPTPIIYDIDLLNSEIVMERVDGERVKDVLSRVIDQHKIDEICREIGGLAAKLHKNGIVHGDLTTSNMILRNGKIWLIDFSLGERNARIEELGVDLHLLKEAFLSAHSEIFDKFEIVLDAYRQDFEGADEVINRMIDIEKRGRYT from the coding sequence GTGCAAATCATCAGGAGAGGGGCCGAGGCTGAAATAAAAATTGGAGATTGGATGGGTCGCACTGCAATCATCAAAACAAGAATCCCAAAAAGCTACAGACATCCCGTGCTTGATCAGCATATTAGATCGACCCGCACGAAGAACGAAGCCAGACTTATGAAGGAGGCAAGAAAGTGCGGTATTCCTACACCAATAATCTACGATATAGACTTATTGAACTCGGAAATCGTCATGGAAAGAGTCGATGGAGAGAGGGTGAAGGATGTGCTCTCACGTGTTATTGACCAACATAAAATTGATGAAATCTGTAGAGAAATTGGCGGATTGGCTGCAAAGCTCCATAAAAATGGAATTGTACACGGCGACCTGACGACGTCAAACATGATTCTTAGAAATGGAAAGATATGGCTTATCGACTTTTCTTTGGGAGAAAGAAATGCGAGAATTGAGGAACTTGGTGTCGACCTTCATTTGCTTAAAGAGGCGTTCTTATCAGCGCACTCAGAAATCTTCGATAAGTTCGAGATAGTTTTAGATGCATACAGGCAGGACTTCGAGGGTGCCGATGAGGTGATTAACCGAATGATAGATATTGAAAAGAGGGGGCGCTATACCTAA
- a CDS encoding XTP/dITP diphosphatase, which yields MRFSIVTSNQWKVEEFRNAMEPFGIKLEKNNLDCEEIQADSLQEVVKHCLLDLKERGVKNALLDDSGLFIKRLNGFPGVYSSYIYKTLGCKGILKLMEGENDREAYFECCIGCILNEEEILISERTYGRIECEMRGTKGFGFDPIFVPDGERRTFAEMPIEEKNKISHRGKAIASLIKTLMAKHVVSAR from the coding sequence ATGAGGTTTTCTATCGTAACTTCAAATCAATGGAAAGTTGAAGAATTCAGAAATGCCATGGAACCGTTTGGTATAAAACTAGAAAAAAACAATTTGGACTGTGAAGAGATACAGGCAGATTCGCTTCAGGAAGTTGTGAAACACTGCCTTCTCGATTTGAAAGAAAGAGGTGTCAAGAATGCCCTCCTAGACGACTCGGGTCTTTTCATAAAACGATTGAACGGTTTTCCTGGTGTTTACTCATCGTATATTTACAAAACACTTGGGTGTAAGGGAATATTAAAACTGATGGAAGGCGAGAATGATCGAGAAGCGTATTTCGAATGCTGCATCGGATGTATTTTGAATGAGGAGGAAATTCTCATCAGCGAGAGAACCTACGGAAGGATAGAGTGCGAAATGAGAGGTACCAAGGGATTTGGATTCGATCCAATATTTGTACCCGACGGTGAGCGCAGAACATTCGCTGAGATGCCCATTGAGGAAAAGAATAAGATATCACACCGAGGCAAGGCAATCGCTTCATTGATAAAAACACTAATGGCTAAACACGTCGTTTCCGCCCGGTGA
- a CDS encoding NAD-dependent epimerase/dehydratase family protein — MILQNKRVVLTGCAGFIGSHLAERLVEMNNHVIGIDNFSAGKIEFLRSLEHKDVFELIRGDILALELEDIIKDADVIFHFAANPDVRKGAQDTRIDLDQNVLATYRVLEAARKLEIPRFVFPSTSTVYGEPSIIPTSENYGPLLPISLYGASKLASEAMIAAYCHMFSMEAVIYRFANVVGPRSTHNVLHDFISKLRETPRRLEILGSPPGTKKSYIHVSDCIDAMIMGAERTSTDTEIFNIGSEDSITVQQIADIVVDEMGLKGVQYVWTGGVKGGRGWVGDVKEMLLSIEKIKKIGWRPKFNSREAVRKAVREMLGELR; from the coding sequence ATGATACTTCAGAATAAAAGAGTAGTTTTAACAGGTTGCGCTGGGTTCATTGGTAGTCATCTTGCTGAGAGACTCGTTGAGATGAATAACCACGTTATTGGAATCGACAACTTCAGTGCTGGAAAAATAGAATTCCTGCGATCCCTAGAACATAAAGATGTTTTTGAGCTAATCAGAGGAGACATTTTGGCACTTGAGCTCGAGGATATTATTAAGGATGCTGATGTGATCTTTCACTTTGCAGCGAATCCCGATGTCAGAAAGGGTGCTCAAGATACTCGTATAGACCTTGATCAAAATGTCCTTGCAACATATCGAGTCCTGGAAGCAGCTAGAAAGCTGGAAATCCCGAGATTCGTTTTTCCATCAACATCGACAGTTTACGGAGAGCCGAGCATCATTCCGACTTCAGAGAATTATGGGCCACTTCTTCCCATCTCGCTATACGGCGCATCGAAACTTGCTAGCGAAGCGATGATCGCAGCATACTGCCATATGTTCAGTATGGAAGCCGTGATATACCGATTTGCGAACGTTGTCGGTCCGAGGAGTACGCATAATGTCCTGCATGATTTTATATCGAAACTAAGAGAGACACCTAGACGATTGGAGATCCTCGGATCCCCACCAGGTACGAAAAAGTCATACATTCACGTCTCTGATTGCATAGATGCAATGATTATGGGAGCTGAGAGAACCTCAACAGATACTGAGATCTTCAACATTGGATCGGAAGATAGCATCACGGTGCAACAAATAGCAGACATCGTTGTTGACGAAATGGGCCTTAAAGGTGTCCAATATGTATGGACAGGGGGGGTCAAAGGGGGCAGGGGATGGGTAGGCGATGTAAAAGAAATGCTTCTCTCGATTGAGAAAATAAAGAAAATCGGATGGAGGCCGAAATTTAACAGTCGGGAGGCAGTAAGAAAGGCTGTGAGGGAGATGCTAGGTGAGTTGCGATGA
- a CDS encoding transglutaminase-like domain-containing protein — protein sequence MRRAFAIAASIVLLASFVFCCLIDPAVEGFNDSDLKAPCIVQENEIPIDFPSSLTSKPQVYTYSLRWEISDVYAYYGGVMSLEIRNKGQTAIFVYGYGLKWVNYTEEYFKTTSAYVFPSENASIGLLKFYAPSDRDVGVYTIVLKLCVSNPSFSAWYDYGEVESADRAVAIKPLAIEREYLIKSNLMSYFNRVKSLVNCTAVSDVVKEIKNAEPGNYSTLQIARAFQWVRDHIEYEKENETDIWQSAEETLMRKRGDCEDQAILLASIITALGGNARINFIEGHAFTTVFISMYQSELANVEESLWSYYGTNVTMHIIHYMGYWLVIDTAGSMYAGGLPANASPIRANSNAAELTKYELWTFVSTNWLISIDALQDR from the coding sequence ATGAGAAGGGCATTTGCTATCGCGGCTTCTATTGTTCTACTAGCATCTTTTGTTTTTTGCTGTTTGATTGATCCAGCTGTTGAGGGCTTCAATGACTCAGATCTAAAGGCGCCATGCATTGTTCAGGAGAATGAGATACCAATTGACTTCCCATCCTCTCTCACCTCCAAACCGCAAGTATACACTTACTCGTTACGATGGGAAATCAGCGATGTGTACGCATACTATGGAGGGGTTATGTCTCTTGAGATAAGAAACAAAGGTCAGACAGCGATCTTTGTTTATGGCTATGGCTTGAAATGGGTCAATTACACAGAAGAATATTTCAAAACAACGAGCGCATACGTTTTTCCCTCTGAAAACGCCTCTATCGGCTTGCTCAAATTTTACGCACCATCTGATCGAGATGTCGGCGTGTACACAATTGTGCTGAAGTTGTGCGTTTCAAATCCGTCCTTCTCAGCATGGTACGATTATGGTGAAGTAGAAAGCGCGGACAGGGCTGTTGCTATTAAACCTTTGGCAATTGAGCGAGAATATCTTATCAAAAGCAATCTCATGAGTTACTTCAATCGAGTAAAATCATTGGTGAATTGCACCGCTGTTAGCGATGTCGTAAAAGAAATAAAAAATGCTGAACCTGGTAATTATTCAACTTTGCAAATAGCACGGGCTTTTCAATGGGTTCGAGATCATATTGAATATGAAAAGGAAAATGAAACCGATATTTGGCAAAGCGCAGAAGAGACACTTATGAGAAAAAGGGGAGATTGCGAAGATCAAGCAATTCTGCTAGCATCAATAATAACTGCGTTAGGGGGCAACGCACGTATCAATTTCATAGAGGGACATGCCTTTACCACTGTTTTCATATCAATGTATCAATCTGAACTTGCGAATGTAGAGGAATCCCTGTGGTCATATTACGGGACGAACGTCACTATGCACATAATCCATTATATGGGTTATTGGTTAGTCATAGATACGGCAGGTTCGATGTATGCTGGCGGTCTACCGGCTAATGCATCCCCGATAAGGGCTAATTCGAACGCGGCGGAACTGACAAAATATGAATTATGGACGTTTGTATCAACAAACTGGCTGATAAGCATCGACGCGCTACAGGATCGATGA